In Alkalihalobacillus sp. AL-G, the genomic stretch AGCCCGATTGAAAATGCGGTTTCACGTCAAGCGGAGCATTCGGCAGATGCCTATGCAATTGAGATGACAAAAGATCCTGAAGCCGCCGTCGGGGCGTTCCAGCAGCTTGCCGTGTCAGGGCTAAGCGAAGTAAATCCACCATGGCTTGTAAAAATCTTTTTGTATGGACACCCAACGATGCTAGAGCGGATTCATTTCCTTGAATCATGGACAAAGGCAGAAAAAATAGATCAAGACGTTGATAATAAAGAAAGAAGCGAAGAATAAGATTTTGAGGAAGGACTGACCTTTACGCCTATTTGGCATGAATGTCGGTCCTTTTTCAGGTTTAAAGAGATAACCCACACCGCTCATCAATTAATGTTTTAAAAATTTATGGTAAGGGAATTACTCCTGTAATGACATAGAGAGGAGTGATCTTATGAATCATGATCATCGTGATGAAATGGATATTCGGGAGGAGAAGGTTGAGCGAAGAGAGGATTCAGGTCGAGTAGCTTCCACGTTTATCAAATATGCAGCATATCTGATTATCTTCTTTGGAATTTTATATTTTCTCGTGAACTATATTTTCCCGATGCTTTAAATCGCGCTGCTATAAGCGGCGCTTTTTTTGTTTAAAAATCTTGAATAAATATGAAGGGCTTGTTCATTTTTTTGCCAGTAACAACTTATAATATACAAACGAGTATTTTTGAGGTGAATAAATGAAGAACAAACTTTTACACGGCCTACTTCTCAGTCTAACCGTTCTTTTTGGATATTTAGCATGGCAAACACCGGAAGGAATCGATCGCTACACACAATCAACAGAAAAGGTGAATGCAACTGAAGCAGGAACAGTCGTATCAAATGCAGTCGAAATTGGCAATAAAGCACCAAACTTTAAATTGAGCACTTTAGACGGAAAGACTGTATCTCTTTCTCAATACCGCGGCAAAACAGTGATATTAAACTTTTGGACAACGTGGTGTACGTATTGTAAGGATGAGATTCCAGAGTTGATCAATTTTCATCACTTGCATAAAGAAGATGATGTGGTCATCCTTGCGGTTAACTTAAGTTCAGAGGAAGAAAGCCTTGAACCCGTGGCAATGTTTTCCGACGAGCTCGAAATTCCATTTACCGTTCCTCTCGACAAGGAGGGCAAGGTTGCAACAGCCTATAAGGTTTATATGATCCCAACCACGTATGTTATCGCTTCAGACGGAACAATCCAGCACAAAATAATTGGACCCGCAAACCTTGAACAGCTTGAAAAACTGCTTTTTTGAGGTACAACAGCTCAATCTTCAACAACCTATTTCTAAAGCAGTTGCTTTTCTTTAGAGTGACCAGTCAGCCTTGCTAACTCATCGATTTTTCCATTTAAATAGTGTACATCCATCGTTATCAACATAGAACGATCCGTACCTTCACAAACCGCCTTTACAAATTGCCATAGCGTATTTTTCACCTGAATACTTTCGTTATTTTCTGCAATGAGTGAAAGGGCTTCAACCATAGCGGCAAGAACAGACACATCCTGTCTACCATAATGCCGAAGCTGGTAAAAGCTTTTATAGAGAACATAAGAAAAGGTGTCTTGCTTAATAATGACTCTGAGGTTTTTTTCATCATCATAAAAATAAGGCTCCTCTGCAAATGTTTGTGCAAGGCGGGAAAGCACTCTTCCAAGCTTATGGATACTGATAATCGCCGTATAGGGGTCGTTGACCGCGGGTGAAATTGCACGTAATGCTATTTCAGTCAATTTTTGAATCCCGAATTCAAGGTCCTGCTCAGTCGTCCGCCTTTCACCGATTCGGATCGTATCTATATAGGTATCGATTGTAAACGACCTGTCTCCAAGCGACCAGTAAGAAAAAAGAGGTGAGCCATTATCGACATAATCACCAATGTTCCTATCCATTTTCAGCAAAAGATCATCCCTCTTAGCAAGTTGGATAAGCGCTTCGAGGTCAATATTCTGGATATAACCGGACTGAACGGACGTAACCGACTTGGATTCCTTGAGCTTCAACTCATCTTCTTCCCAATTCGACCATGGTGATGAACCACTCGACGTAAGATTGGAATGGTGCAATTCATTTCTTTCAAGAATGCCTAAACAATTATCTGTAATATTTTGAATCAGATTATTGACTTGAATCCAAGTCCCAACGTGATGAATGAAATAGACAAAGAATCCAAGACATAACGCAGCCATCAATATCGAAAGAGAAGGTACAAAAAAGAATCTCGCTTGATCTGAAATGTTCATCCAAACTAATAAAAGCAAAAAATAAAAGAAGGAACCGATAAATACACCAAGAACCCGTCGTGTGACAGGGTCACTCAAGAAATTATCAAGTGTTCGTGGTGAATATTGAGAAAGGTAGGTTGATAATAGAACCATGATCGATGAAAAAGTGATCGCTGTCATCGTCAGAATGGAAGTCGCCAATGCACTAAGAATCAGACGTGACGTATCGCGATCTGTCATAAGAAACGAAGGAATCATTTGATAAAGTTGAACACGTTCCATCCACATGTCAGCTTCTACCGACAAGAAAGCAGAAAGGACAGCTAGAATGCTATAAGCTGCAGGTTGATACCAGAAGCTATGATAAATTTTATGTAACCAGTTTTTCGGGCTCATCGAAAAACAACCACCTAACGAATAATCTGTCATATACCTTATCGGAAGGGTCAGGGCATAAAATACACCCTAAACCATTTCTGACTGTTAGTGTTTGTCTTTCAGCGCTCAATTATAATTTGATCTGATCATATTCATGCTCTTTTTCTAGTGTCTTTGCAAGACGTTTGATTTTTTCGTTTATAAAATTCTTATCCCATACGAGCAGAACGCTCTCATCAATGCCTTCAACAAAATAGATTGTAAATTTCCAAATCGTTTTTTGAATGGACGGATCCTTGTTTTTCTCAACAATCCCATGGAGTACGGCTAATGTAGAAGCGCATACGGAAACGTCCTGTCTGCCATAATGGCGTATTTGATAAAAGGATTTATACAAAAGCTCCTGATAAGACTGGATATCCATTATGATCCGCAGCTGTTGGTTCTTATCAAATTGGTGACTTTTTGGAAAAGAAACCGTTCCTAATTCGGCGAGCAACGTGCCGATCCGATTAATGCAATTGATTGCTGTGTGTGGATCATTAATTGCAGGTGAAATCGCACGTAACGAAATTTCTACAAGCTTTTGCAAGCCGAATTCAATATCTTGGACAGTTGTACGTTCAGTCCCAATCGAGAAGCATTCCTCGTATCTTTTTTGTTCATCCTCGGTTATTTTTTCGCGATTAACGAATGAAAACAGTGGTGTTCCTCGAAGAATATAATCTCCAATCCTGCGTTCAATTTTTATAATGAAATCTTCTTCACTCGCTTTTTTGAGCAGAGTAGGCAGGTCGATCATTTGTAAATAACCAGACGTGGTTGCCAGGACCGATTTCATATTCGAACAATCCAAATTATGGACATCTTCGTTTGGAATGTCGCTTTCCATCGACTTATCATCGTTAAAGTGAAAGCTCTTATCTATCGTCTGTTGAGTTCGACTTGTAATTTTATCGATTAAATTATTCACTTGGGTCCAGGTTGCAACATGATGGATAAAGTAAACAAAAAAGGCAAGACAGACAATAGCCCAAATAACCGCAACGCCAGGTCCTACAAAAAGGGTCTTATTGCTGATTTCCTTTAAAAACAGCAAAAGTAATAGGGAATAGATAATGCCCCCTGTAAAAATCCCAAGCACCCGTTGAGTAACGACATCACTGATAAAATCCTGTAACGTTCGTGGAGAGAATTGTGATGAGTACGTGGTCAGTACGACCATGATTGATGAAAAAGTAATTGTTGTCATCGTTAAAATCGAAATGGCGATCGAGCTGAGAATCGTTTGACCAAGTTTAATATCGGTTAACAAAACGTTCGGTATGTACTTGCTGATCAACTCGGTAGATACGGACTTTTCAGTAATGATTGTAAGGATCGATAATAAAAGTGCAACAATTCCATAAAAGGTGGGTAAAAACCAAAAGCTTCGCTTGAATGTGATCCAATGCTTGTTTATTTTCAAAGTCCTCATCCTTTATTTCGTATATCCTTTTTATACCCAAAAAGAAAGAGGATGACTCTAAAATTACCGAGTCACCCTCTGATTTTATTCTTTTTTAAAATTATCCTTTAAACATTTGTACGAACATTTTACCGTACTGGCCGCCATCCACAATGCCAATTCCAACTTCTGTATATTGGCTTCCTAAGATGTTTTTGCGGTGTCCGTCAGAGTTCATAAGTGAAGTATGTGCACCTTGAACTGAACTGTTTCCTGCAATGTTTTCTCCAGCAGTACGATACTCGATTCCGAATTGGTTCATCATATCAAACGGTGAACCGTATGTTGGTGAGTTGTGGCTGAAGTAATTGTTTTGAATCATGTCTTTTGCCTTTAGGCGTGCAACCTTTGTCAGTTCTGGATCTACCTTCAATGGAGCTAGTCCAGCTTGTTGGCGTGCTTTATTTACGAGATCTACCATTTGTTGCTCATCAGCTGTTAACGTGAAGCCAGCTTCTGTATTGTTTTCAGGTGCAGGCTGCTCAGCTGGCTGTTGCTCTTTCGGCTGTTGGGATGCCGGTGTTGGAGCAGGCTTTTGCTCAGGTTCAGGTTGCTTTTCTGGTGCTGGAGCAGGATCAGCCTTTTCTTCTGGAGCTGGAGCAGGTTGCTCTGCTTTTTTGTTTGGTTTTTCTTTTTTAGGCTTATCAGCTTTTTTCTCTGATTCTTCTTTTTTAGGTTCCTCAGCTTTATTTGGAGCTTCTTCTTGTTGTTGAAGCTGACCAGTTACTTGCTTAAGAAGTTCTTGGATTTTATTTTGAATAGCAGGATCGAGTTGACTGTTTAGCTTGTTGAAGCAGTTGTTGAGAAGCTCTTGAGCATCTCCTTGACCACCTTGTGCCTGTGCGTATACATAAACTTGAGGTTGTTGCTGATCTGGTGCAGATGCCTCACTTACCCCAGCATTAACCCCTATGATTGATGCAGATAGTAATGATGTTAAAAGAATTTTCTTTAACAAATCTTCCAACCTCCTTGTAAAATAGTTACATAGACAAATTTCGCCTATGAAACTATCAACATGGGGGTTAGGAATTAAATGGAAAACGAATTGAAATTAGATTATGTCTAAACGTAGCGAAAAATAGGATGTGTTTACGAATATTATAGAAAGTTATAAATAGTTGTTCGATGATAAGTGTGTTTACAATACAAAAATCTATAGCCTTTATAACACGGGAACATAGGGAGGAATATGCAGTGTATCCAGAACTGGTTAAATATAAGCAGATCAAGAAGCAATATGAAGAGCAATTAGAGCGCCTAAAACTTGAACAGGGTGACCTGGAAGAGGAAAAGGAAGAACTTTTAACAAAATATGA encodes the following:
- a CDS encoding DUF2254 domain-containing protein; this translates as MSPKNWLHKIYHSFWYQPAAYSILAVLSAFLSVEADMWMERVQLYQMIPSFLMTDRDTSRLILSALATSILTMTAITFSSIMVLLSTYLSQYSPRTLDNFLSDPVTRRVLGVFIGSFFYFLLLLVWMNISDQARFFFVPSLSILMAALCLGFFVYFIHHVGTWIQVNNLIQNITDNCLGILERNELHHSNLTSSGSSPWSNWEEDELKLKESKSVTSVQSGYIQNIDLEALIQLAKRDDLLLKMDRNIGDYVDNGSPLFSYWSLGDRSFTIDTYIDTIRIGERRTTEQDLEFGIQKLTEIALRAISPAVNDPYTAIISIHKLGRVLSRLAQTFAEEPYFYDDEKNLRVIIKQDTFSYVLYKSFYQLRHYGRQDVSVLAAMVEALSLIAENNESIQVKNTLWQFVKAVCEGTDRSMLITMDVHYLNGKIDELARLTGHSKEKQLL
- a CDS encoding peroxiredoxin, with the translated sequence MKNKLLHGLLLSLTVLFGYLAWQTPEGIDRYTQSTEKVNATEAGTVVSNAVEIGNKAPNFKLSTLDGKTVSLSQYRGKTVILNFWTTWCTYCKDEIPELINFHHLHKEDDVVILAVNLSSEEESLEPVAMFSDELEIPFTVPLDKEGKVATAYKVYMIPTTYVIASDGTIQHKIIGPANLEQLEKLLF
- a CDS encoding DUF2254 domain-containing protein — its product is MKINKHWITFKRSFWFLPTFYGIVALLLSILTIITEKSVSTELISKYIPNVLLTDIKLGQTILSSIAISILTMTTITFSSIMVVLTTYSSQFSPRTLQDFISDVVTQRVLGIFTGGIIYSLLLLLFLKEISNKTLFVGPGVAVIWAIVCLAFFVYFIHHVATWTQVNNLIDKITSRTQQTIDKSFHFNDDKSMESDIPNEDVHNLDCSNMKSVLATTSGYLQMIDLPTLLKKASEEDFIIKIERRIGDYILRGTPLFSFVNREKITEDEQKRYEECFSIGTERTTVQDIEFGLQKLVEISLRAISPAINDPHTAINCINRIGTLLAELGTVSFPKSHQFDKNQQLRIIMDIQSYQELLYKSFYQIRHYGRQDVSVCASTLAVLHGIVEKNKDPSIQKTIWKFTIYFVEGIDESVLLVWDKNFINEKIKRLAKTLEKEHEYDQIKL
- a CDS encoding CAP domain-containing protein, yielding MLKKILLTSLLSASIIGVNAGVSEASAPDQQQPQVYVYAQAQGGQGDAQELLNNCFNKLNSQLDPAIQNKIQELLKQVTGQLQQQEEAPNKAEEPKKEESEKKADKPKKEKPNKKAEQPAPAPEEKADPAPAPEKQPEPEQKPAPTPASQQPKEQQPAEQPAPENNTEAGFTLTADEQQMVDLVNKARQQAGLAPLKVDPELTKVARLKAKDMIQNNYFSHNSPTYGSPFDMMNQFGIEYRTAGENIAGNSSVQGAHTSLMNSDGHRKNILGSQYTEVGIGIVDGGQYGKMFVQMFKG